In Candidatus Contubernalis alkalaceticus, the genomic window TTTTGACTGTGCCAATTTAAGCATCGTCTTTACAAAGTTGTTTCCATTCATGCCGTATACCCACGATGTTCTGATAATAAAGTATTTTTCTAAGGTTTCTTTTACAGCTAGTTCACCTTGCTCTTTTGAATAGCCATAATAGTTTATCGGTTTTGTAGTCTTCGCTTCTAGATTAGGTTCTGTCCCCTCTCCATCAAAAACATAATCCGTACTGATATAAACTAGCTTCGCATCAACCTTCCTACAAGCTTCAGCAATATTTCTCGTTCCGCTAACATTAACAACATAACAAAGATCTTTGTCTTTCTCAGCCTGGTCTACCGCAGTGTATGCAGCACAGTGGACCACTACATCTGGCTTGTTTTTTACGATAAGATCCTGAGTCTGCTCTCGATCAGTTAAATCCAATTCGCCTTTCCCTGCACCTATAGTTTCTATACCAAGCTGATTCAGCCTTTTGACAACGTCATGGCCCAGTTGACCATTTACCCCAGTTACAAGTACTCGAATACTAAAGTTTGCATCACTATCTTCTAAGAGCGGCGCTGTTAAGTCTTTCTCTGACAAAATGAGATCCTTAACGCCCCATTCGACACCTATCTGAGGATCATCAAATCTAATACTTCGATCTTGTTCTTTGGAATAGTATTCATCCACCTTATACTGTACTTCCACATCATCGGTTATCGTTAGAAATGCATGGCCGAAACCTTTAGGTACTAGCAGCTGTGTCTTGTTCTCAGCTGACAGCTCTATACTGAACCACTGTTTGTAGGTATCTGAACCTTTTCTTAAATCAACAACTGTATCGATAATGGCGCCTCGTGTACACCTAATTATCTTGGTTTGAGCTTTTGGATTATTCTGAAAGTGAATGCCCCGTAGTGTTCCTTTTTGAGCTGAATAAGATTGGTTGTCCTGAATGAAATCGATATCAATACCGTGTTCAACAAACTTACTCTTTGTGTAACTTTCTGTAAACCAGCCCCGATTATCTCCATAAACATCGGTCTCGATGATTTGCAATCCCTTAAAATTTGTCTTTGTAACCATCATAACAATTTCCTCCTAGGGGATTTCAACATTAGTATCTGATTTTTCCTTCTGCTACTCTCCTAAGGTGCTCTCCGTAAGGAGATTTCCCATAACGTTCAGCTGACTTAAGTATTGTTTCTCTACCAATCCATTTATTTATATATGCTATCTCTTCCGGTGCTGAGATTTTTATACCCTGCCTTTTTTCAATCATTTGAACAAAGGCTGCGGCCTCAAAAAGAGAATCCATAGTGCCTGTATCAAGCCAAGCATAGCCCCTCCCCAATAGTTGGACATTCAGGGAATCGTTCTCAAGGTACATACGATTAAGATCTGTTATTTCTAACTCACCTCGCGCTGATGGAATGACCTGCTTTACATATTCCACAACTCGATTATCATAGAAATATAATCCGGTAATACAATAGTTAGACTTTGGATTCTTTGGTTTCTCTTCTACTGATATAACCTTTCCATGTTCATCAAATTCAACTATACCAAAACGTTCAGGATCATGTACATAATAGCCAAAAATAGTAGCTTGTCCTTGTTCTGCTTTAGTACGGGCTTTACGAAGCAATGGGCCAAACCAGTTACCATGAAAAATATTATCTCCAAGTATCATTGCGCATGAATCATCACCTACAAAATCTTCACCTATTATGAATGCTTGGGCTAGACCATCCGGTGATGGTTGTTCCTTATAAGTCAGCTTAATACCATATTGACTACCGTCACCTAATAGTCTCTCAAAGTTAGGAAGATCTTGAGGTGTAGAGATAATTAAGATTTCCCTAATCCCTGCTAGCATCAAGGTAGATAACGGATAATAAATCATCGGTTTGTCATAGACAGCCAGCAGTTGTTTACTTGTTATCATTGTTAATGGATAAAGGCGTGTACCTGATCCACCGGCCAAAATAATACCTTTCATAGAACTCCTCCTAGCAATTTAGTTTAAGTTATTTTTTTTAGAGAAAATAACCTTTTAATTTCACTAATAATTACAGAAACATCGTCAATATTCATAAAGGATATTGCTATAAAATACGATAATGCACCAGCGATCATGGATATGAGAAGTGAATAAACCTGCTTCTCTATAAGAGCATCTAGATGATAGAAAGTCATTTTTGCTAAAATACTCATAATGATAGACGCAGCTAGAATTTTCAAAAAGGAAAAAAGTATTCGCCTTGACCCTAGAGGGCCTATTTTTTTACGTAAACTTATAAACAACAGAACCGTAGTCGCGATTGCTGAAATAGATGTTGCCAATGCGAGACCACCTATCCCAAGGTAACGTGATAAAACAATATTCAAAATAATATTTAATAATATGCCTATTATTGCATTTACCATCGGCGTATTAGTATCTGCCATCGAAAAAAACGCTCTTGACAGGACCTCCCTCAACCCAAACCCAATCATACCAATAGAGTAATAAAAAAGCGCTGAGGAGGTCAAAGATATTGCCTGTAAATCAAATTCACCTCGTCCAAAAAGGACTCTAATAATAGGTTCGGAAAATGCCATAACTCCTATAGAGGCTGGTATTACAAGCAAACCAATTCCAACAATTGCTTCACGTATAGTTTCTTTTAGACTCTCGAAATTATTTTCTGCAGCTAACTTTGATATAATTGGATACATAACTGTTATAATTGAAATAACAAATAATCCTTGAACTAAGGCATTTAATTTATGTGCATAATTAAGAGCTGAGATTCCGCCGATTGCCACCTGCGAAGCTATAGTTCTATCTATAACCTTATTAATTTGATTTACAGATGCACCGACTATTACTGGTAAGGCTATATTGGCCATTGTTTTTATGTTTCGATCATTTAATTGTATCGTTAATTGATACCGAAAACCCTTTTTTATGATACTTGGTAACAAAATCACTATCTGAGAAACCATTGCTATTACGCTTCCGATTGCTAATAACAAAACATTGCTCATACTCTTACTTAGTATTATTGACATCACCACAATAGTGTTAAATGGAACTCCAATAATTGCCGGCATAATATAGTTACCTTTGATTTGTAAAAAACAACTAAAAACGTACGTTGTTGCTGTGAAAAATATACTAAGTAAGCTGATTTTAGTAAATATAGAAGCTAGTTGTATAGTTTCATCTTCGAACCCAGATGCAAATAGTTTAACTATACCTTCCGAGCCATAAATTCCAATAATAACAATCAACGCACAAATAATTAGTAAAATATTTAATAGATTATTCGTATATCGATTTGCACTATCCACACCCGCATCATTGGCGATCTTACTGTATATCGGAATGTATCCAGCAGTTATTCCAGCACCTATAAACCCAAATAACACTGATGGTACTGTTAAGGATATTATATATGCATCGCTGATACTCGATGCTCCATAATAATATGTTAAGGCAATATCTTTCGCTAAACCAAATAACTTCGATAACATTGTCGCGATCAATATAATTACTGCAGCCTTCTTCATTCTGATCACTCTTCTCTTGTAGTTGAACTTACTGTCCCAAGATTATTTACTATACTGTCGCTTTAGGAAAAAGTTCTCAAGTAGCAAAAAAACATCTAACATAAATAAACGGTGTTCATTATGTCCTAATTCCTTTTCATGGTAAGCGTCTAATAAGTCAGTGGATATAAAAGAGGCAAAAACTAGTGTTAAACTAAGTTTTTGCCTCTTTTTCTTTACTTGCAGTTTTCCTGGATATCCTGATTCCATGGAAGATAATCTTCAAGGAACTCTGGATGTTGCCCAAACTGTAAGCCTGGAAGCTCGCTAAAGATGAAATATAGGTATTTGTATGAATTTAGGCCATTAGCCTTGGCACTTTCAATGATACTGTAAACGGCTGCACTTGCTGCAGCTCCTTTAGGACTTCCACTGAAAAGCCAGTTCTTTCGTCCAATAGTGAAGGAACGGATACTGTTTTCTGCCAGGTTGTTAGAAATAGAGCCGTTGCCATTCTCAAAATATTTCGTTAGCTCCTTCTTATGGTTTAGGGCATAGTTCAAGGCTTCTCTCAATTTGGATTTGGGAAGCACTTTTTTCTTGATGGAATAAATCCACACCCAAAAGGCATCCAAAACAGGCTTTTCCTGCATCAGACGCTCTAATTTGCGCTGTTTGCTCGAAAGTTTCACGATACTATTGAACTATTTCCTTCAAGAGATGGGATGGCTCCGCATGCCGCCTCAAGTACTTTCCGCCACCAATAGTAGTAAGTTTTTGGGTTGATGTCATGGTCAACGTACCATACCTTGACGGTTTGTCCACTGCTGCGACATTCGCGTATAATTTGGGTCCAATGATTCAGCCGGTATTTTCTAGTAACTTCCCTGGTGTTCAACTCTAAACCTCCTTTTGGAGTTTTTCGACCTGGTCCAAACTCTACAAATTCTAATTTAGAGAATTGTCTCATATTACTAGGGAAGTTACCATACACCGACTTATTGGAAACTTACTTTTCATGAGTTAGACATGCATCCTTCTCGATCTTAGATGGAAAAAAATCCTTTAAGATCTGTAGGGCTATCTTGTGGCCATCCTTTAGCACTTCATCTTGAAAGTGGCCTTCATAGAGATATTCAAACAGCAAATTATATAAAAAGATGTCAATTTGTTCTTGTGGAACCTTATTTACCAAGGCTTCTTTTATTTTGACTTTTATTTCTTCAGGAGAATTAACTTTATAACCAACTCCATGGCTATCATAATAAGAATCTCCTAATATTACTAGTGGCTTATAGAAGGATAGTGCCTCTAAACCAACAGTTGAGTTGTTCACTATAACCAGATCACTCTGCAGTATCATTTCACTAAGCGGCTTATCGTTAATAATAGGTATATCATGTTTTGCTATGTACCTATACATATCATCCTCATAGCTTCCCTTAAACAGAGGGTGTTCCCTTACTACTAGACTATACCCAGAAGGGATGTTTTCATTTACTACTCTTACCATCTGGAAGAAATTACTAAAGTGAGGAGAATTATATATCATTTGAGCATCATAAGGTACTTGTAGAATAAGTAATATTGACTTCGATGGCATCTCCTTAGTTGAACCCAAGCTAGAATTTTTCTTAATGAATCTCCTAATATTGCGCCATAAAAAGTTAGCATAATTTCTTTCTGCAATTAGCTCTAAAGGGAAAAAGCTACGCAGTGGAGGTGAGAGAAGCAACACATCAAACAACTTATAGAAATAAAATTTTAAAGCTGGATTAAATTGTGCATTTTTTTCCCTGTTGATAAAATTACTAACCCGTTCTACGTCAGTTTTTTTAACTAGGTTCTGGGTTCTAAACGAAGAGTTTACGTTAACTCCCTGTTCATCAATAATCGTGGTCCTGTAAGGACCTTGCTCAAAAAAATAGACTTTTACGTCATATCTATGCGCAAGTAAAATAGCTACCTCAATAAACATCCTTGTATCTCCACTACATATAAGAATATCGAACCTTTCAGTTGCAAAGAGGTTATCAAAGTAATCAATATGCCTAATCGTTCTGTCTTTTAGTTTTGCGTATTCTTTACTGCCTTTTTCTATATCTAGTACTTTGAGGTGGTAACTCATCACATCATTGAGATTAATGCCCTTATAGGTATTGCTAATTCCATTAAGGTTTTCTGCTTTTATTTTACTAACCTCACTTGTCAAAAAAACTGAATGCTCCTTTTTGCTATTCCAATAGATATGAGCAGTAGGATATATACTAATATTATAAAAACAAGCTTCAGGATATATTCTCGAAACATTCTTTTTTAAATAATGGAAATACCTAGCAAAAGAACCGTAATAAGATATTGTTCCTATTTTCATGATTTCTCCCCTTATATGTGGGTTCTATTTTACTTAATTTCTATAAATATTTTTTCCTTAATAAAGTCCACACTCATAGCTGTAGACTTATATGTAATGCCTACATCAAAAGTTATCCCACTAAGTGCTAATACTTCAAACGGTATTAGTTTAGGGATCTCTATAAGATCAATACCTATAACAATGTATTTGTTTCCAACCTCGCGGGGGTGCTGCTTAAGGTAAATTGAATACCCTCTATCAACCAAGGGCTCCAATATAGCAAGGTATTTTTTTAGTAAGGTGGATAGGTCAATCTTGTTATCTTCAACCAGCGGTTGTGTTAGTAATATCGCCATCTTTTTACCCTTATTCACATAACTTTCCATACCAAAAATATCTAGGATAAGCTTCTTGTTGACATCCCGTAAGATCTCTTTATTTATATCAAACACGACTATAGAGTCATTCAGATAGCTATAGATATCAGGTAAATTCTGTTTGAGTAAAGAAGGATTGGTTAAATAAAATTTATGTATTTTCAATCTATATATATTGATATAGGGGAGTCCGAAATAGCGTTTAATCTCATCTATTGCTTGTAAAGGCCTCCTCATGTATAAGGGGTTGTTCCCATCGAATGTAGAGTAGCACGCTACTCCATCCTCTATTAGGCTTATTTTGCTCGCTTTTGCAAAAGGCATCAAGCTTTTATATTCCACATCATTGGGACACGTAAAAATATGAGTATCTTTCTTTACAAAGAGTCTCAAAATTTTTATCAAACCAGGCAAGAACAATCTCATTCCCTTTCCCAGGTAACTTTTAGGGTACTCGATCTTCGTGATAGTTGTAAAAATACCTGTATTAAATAACTTATCGTAAAGCCCAAATAAAGATTTATGCCCGAGGATTAAATGATTTTCTTCATGTCTATTAATTAGACATAAGACAAATAGCATATGATACACTGAGTTAATTCTGTATACTTTCTTCAATGCTATAATCACACCCTTTGTATCGATTCGATGAAGATGTACGGAGCAAAATATGAGTAATGAGAACAATCGAAATATAAATCACTCCCATCGGAACCAGATCAGATAAAAACCTTAGCAATGAATCTCTAGGCATATAGATAAATCTATAAAGTACAGCCAAAAAAACCATGAAGTAAAATCTGTTCTTATGCATCATATTTTCTAGGTTCAACACAAACACGATAACAAGAAAACTTAAACCGGCAACACCGACTAAGCCCCCAAAGTCATAAAACTCTGCAATATAGCTAGTTCCCGTTCCGTGACCATTTAAATAAGCACCTGGATTAATAAAATAAGTTAATTGTCTACCAAGATAATTAGTACTCTCAAGCAACTCCAATGTGTTACCTTGGTAAAAGACTGCGCTATTACCTAATATCCTTAAAAAAAGATCATAGATAGGAGATAGGAAATACGGTAATCCCTCATTAACAAAAAGACCCCTTAACTCAACGACGTATCCTAATACATAAATCGACATCCCATTCAGCTCAAAGAAAGAAAGAAAACCATCCAAGAAGCTAATATTTGAAAAACCACTTCTTAACATCAAAGTTAACTGCGAGAAAACTACAACACTCCCTATAGCCAAAATAATTTGGTTAAGTTTGATTTTTCCGTTATAAAAATTAAAGTTGTACCATAATACAATTAAAAGGAGTATCATGGCTTCCCCTCGCTTACCTGCCAACATGTCTAATAAGGTAATTAAAATAAAGAGTCCTGCAGTCTTCTTAAAATTAGCTTTTGTGGGATGAGAACTCAAAAACACATAGAATAAATATATATACGACCTACTCACATAGCCTAATAACCGATACACTGGGTTCTGGACAAATAGACCATCAAATAGTGATAAATATCCATATTGACTAACAAAGTATATTTTTAATGAGGCGTCTAAAATTACAAGAGGAGCTAATATAAACAGAATCCACATACTTATCTTTTCTAGAGAAGTATTTGTGCTTATTTTTTTCTCCCAGCCAGACTTTCTAAAGAACATAAGAAATGCCAAAAAGGAGAATAACAGACTAAAGAGTAGACACTCAATCACAATAATAACAGTTAAGTCATTAAGTACTATTCTAGAAAACAATACAGACTCTTCAAATTTAAGTAATTTAAATATATCTAAAACAATT contains:
- a CDS encoding glycosyltransferase family 52, whose translation is MKKVYRINSVYHMLFVLCLINRHEENHLILGHKSLFGLYDKLFNTGIFTTITKIEYPKSYLGKGMRLFLPGLIKILRLFVKKDTHIFTCPNDVEYKSLMPFAKASKISLIEDGVACYSTFDGNNPLYMRRPLQAIDEIKRYFGLPYINIYRLKIHKFYLTNPSLLKQNLPDIYSYLNDSIVVFDINKEILRDVNKKLILDIFGMESYVNKGKKMAILLTQPLVEDNKIDLSTLLKKYLAILEPLVDRGYSIYLKQHPREVGNKYIVIGIDLIEIPKLIPFEVLALSGITFDVGITYKSTAMSVDFIKEKIFIEIK
- the rfbA gene encoding glucose-1-phosphate thymidylyltransferase RfbA, with protein sequence MKGIILAGGSGTRLYPLTMITSKQLLAVYDKPMIYYPLSTLMLAGIREILIISTPQDLPNFERLLGDGSQYGIKLTYKEQPSPDGLAQAFIIGEDFVGDDSCAMILGDNIFHGNWFGPLLRKARTKAEQGQATIFGYYVHDPERFGIVEFDEHGKVISVEEKPKNPKSNYCITGLYFYDNRVVEYVKQVIPSARGELEITDLNRMYLENDSLNVQLLGRGYAWLDTGTMDSLFEAAAFVQMIEKRQGIKISAPEEIAYINKWIGRETILKSAERYGKSPYGEHLRRVAEGKIRY
- the rfbD gene encoding dTDP-4-dehydrorhamnose reductase, producing MMVTKTNFKGLQIIETDVYGDNRGWFTESYTKSKFVEHGIDIDFIQDNQSYSAQKGTLRGIHFQNNPKAQTKIIRCTRGAIIDTVVDLRKGSDTYKQWFSIELSAENKTQLLVPKGFGHAFLTITDDVEVQYKVDEYYSKEQDRSIRFDDPQIGVEWGVKDLILSEKDLTAPLLEDSDANFSIRVLVTGVNGQLGHDVVKRLNQLGIETIGAGKGELDLTDREQTQDLIVKNKPDVVVHCAAYTAVDQAEKDKDLCYVVNVSGTRNIAEACRKVDAKLVYISTDYVFDGEGTEPNLEAKTTKPINYYGYSKEQGELAVKETLEKYFIIRTSWVYGMNGNNFVKTMLKLAQSKEEISVINDQIGSPTYTLDLAVLICDMLQTTKYGIYHGVNEGYCSWHEFAIAIFDIAGISIKVNPISTIQYNTKAKRPLNSRLSKENLDKNGLKRLPQWKDALGRFIKEKIMTGELSK
- the murJ gene encoding murein biosynthesis integral membrane protein MurJ, with product MKKAAVIILIATMLSKLFGLAKDIALTYYYGASSISDAYIISLTVPSVLFGFIGAGITAGYIPIYSKIANDAGVDSANRYTNNLLNILLIICALIVIIGIYGSEGIVKLFASGFEDETIQLASIFTKISLLSIFFTATTYVFSCFLQIKGNYIMPAIIGVPFNTIVVMSIILSKSMSNVLLLAIGSVIAMVSQIVILLPSIIKKGFRYQLTIQLNDRNIKTMANIALPVIVGASVNQINKVIDRTIASQVAIGGISALNYAHKLNALVQGLFVISIITVMYPIISKLAAENNFESLKETIREAIVGIGLLVIPASIGVMAFSEPIIRVLFGRGEFDLQAISLTSSALFYYSIGMIGFGLREVLSRAFFSMADTNTPMVNAIIGILLNIILNIVLSRYLGIGGLALATSISAIATTVLLFISLRKKIGPLGSRRILFSFLKILAASIIMSILAKMTFYHLDALIEKQVYSLLISMIAGALSYFIAISFMNIDDVSVIISEIKRLFSLKKIT
- the wzy gene encoding O-antigen polysaccharide polymerase Wzy: MKNKNGYFIFLFFIIIILFQKLLAEFMSFHGYGSFLKIELVVMFVVIYIYVVKKSGPLGTYSIFLATSFIFLYSRIVLDIFKLLKFEESVLFSRIVLNDLTVIIVIECLLFSLLFSFLAFLMFFRKSGWEKKISTNTSLEKISMWILFILAPLVILDASLKIYFVSQYGYLSLFDGLFVQNPVYRLLGYVSRSYIYLFYVFLSSHPTKANFKKTAGLFILITLLDMLAGKRGEAMILLLIVLWYNFNFYNGKIKLNQIILAIGSVVVFSQLTLMLRSGFSNISFLDGFLSFFELNGMSIYVLGYVVELRGLFVNEGLPYFLSPIYDLFLRILGNSAVFYQGNTLELLESTNYLGRQLTYFINPGAYLNGHGTGTSYIAEFYDFGGLVGVAGLSFLVIVFVLNLENMMHKNRFYFMVFLAVLYRFIYMPRDSLLRFLSDLVPMGVIYISIVLITHILLRTSSSNRYKGCDYSIEESIQN
- a CDS encoding capsular polysaccharide export protein, LipB/KpsS family yields the protein MKIGTISYYGSFARYFHYLKKNVSRIYPEACFYNISIYPTAHIYWNSKKEHSVFLTSEVSKIKAENLNGISNTYKGINLNDVMSYHLKVLDIEKGSKEYAKLKDRTIRHIDYFDNLFATERFDILICSGDTRMFIEVAILLAHRYDVKVYFFEQGPYRTTIIDEQGVNVNSSFRTQNLVKKTDVERVSNFINREKNAQFNPALKFYFYKLFDVLLLSPPLRSFFPLELIAERNYANFLWRNIRRFIKKNSSLGSTKEMPSKSILLILQVPYDAQMIYNSPHFSNFFQMVRVVNENIPSGYSLVVREHPLFKGSYEDDMYRYIAKHDIPIINDKPLSEMILQSDLVIVNNSTVGLEALSFYKPLVILGDSYYDSHGVGYKVNSPEEIKVKIKEALVNKVPQEQIDIFLYNLLFEYLYEGHFQDEVLKDGHKIALQILKDFFPSKIEKDACLTHEK